The Dethiosulfovibrio peptidovorans DSM 11002 nucleotide sequence AGGGATCCTTTTAATTCTTACTGTTCCTTCCGGAGCGATATGGGATATGACCGTCAACATGAGAGCCCCCATATTGATAGGGCTTTCCTCTCGGTTGATGCTTCAGGCCATATTGCCGGATGAATCCCTGACTCTTCGTCGCCCTTTGTGGAATCAGGCTCAAAGAGACGAGATGAAAAGTAAAATTCAGCAGTCGTCTCTAAACGGGGAATAACCTATGTTGGTTTTATCCCGCAAAGTCGGAGAGGGAATGAAAATAGGAGAGGATATAACTCTCAGGATACTCGAGGTAAAAGGAGACACCGTTAAGTTGGGATTCGTGGCTCCTAAAAACGTCCCTATATGGAGATCAGAACTCTTCGATGAAATAGCCGATGCCAACCGTCAGGCCGCCTCGATAGAACTAGGAGGCGATATAAACCTAGATAACATTTTAAGGTCTACGAAGAGGGGTGATGCCTCGTGATGGATAGAGCTCTACTAGAAAAAAATTTGGAAAAACTGGAGGGGCATCAGCCTTTACTGGTAAAACGATTGAGGGCAAGGCTAGAGGAACTCGGAGATTCTCCTATGAAACCGATTTTCCGTGAAACACCTAACGGCAAATGGGTCTCGGGCATTACGGAATCACCTTTTTTCGAGAAGGAACCGGCGTTCAACTTCAAACACGTAAAGGTGCCGGTCTACGCTCTGTTCGGGATAGGAACGCCTCCCTATCTCTTCAAGATGCTCAAGGCCCTGCCTCAGGAGGCCCTGGCGGTAATCGTTGTCGAGCCCTCTTTAGATCTGATACTCCATACCCTCTCCCTTACCTCGGCTTTTATGGCATTGCCTCGAGGATGCCGCCTTTGTTTCCTGGTGTCCGACGACCGTCCTTTAATGGACGAGCTAATGGACTGGACCTTGGTACCCATGGGGATATTCCCGGCCGCCAACATGCACTCCGAATATCATGGGGGAGAGGTGGAGACGGTTCCTGAACTAAAAAACCTTGGTGAGTTCTTCCGTACCGAGGTGGTTTACAGACTCACCCTGCTGGGGAACTCGCCGGAGGACACCCTTCTAGGATTTCGACATGCGGTTCTCAACACCCCGAGGATTCTAAAGGGAATTTCTATGAAGTCTCTCAAGGATGCCTTCGGAGGAAGGCCATTCATCTGCGTAGCCGCCGGGCCGTCGCTGGAGAAGAACGTGGATTTGATCAAGGGCATGGAAAATAAATGCGTCATCGTCGCATGCGACACGGTGCTTCTGCCCCTTCTCAGGCGGGGTATCGTTCCCCACGTCGTAACGACTATAGAGAGGCCCTATCTCAGCTACAAAATCTGGTGTCAGAGGGTTCTGGACGAATATCCCGATGAGTGCCACAATATAGTGCTTTTGTCCCAGTCGGTCAGCTACCCTATGACGGCGGGACGATGGCCTGGCCCTGTCGTGGTGATAGGCAAAAAAGGCGTTCCCGTCGACGAATGGTATGTAGGAGCGTTGCTTCACAGGGATCGACTCTATTCGGGCCTGTCTGTTGCTCATATGGCCCTGACTCTGGCTATCTATTCGGAAGCTTCTTCTGTGGCCTTGATAGGTCAGGATCTGGCTTATGCTCCGTCCGGCGAGACCCACGTCGGAGGAGCGGTTGGTCAGGCTATAGAATCCATCGAAAAGAGTAAGGCAAGGCTAACGGTTCCCGCCTCCATGGGTGGTACGGTGGAGACCCACGACCTTTGGTTGACCTTTATCCAGATATTCGAGAGGATAATAGCCGCCACGCAGAAAAAAGTTTATGACTGCACCGAAGGAGGAGCCTTGATAAAGGGCACCGAGGTGATATCCCTGGTCGAATATCTGGAGGAACACGTATCCTCCAAGTCTTTCGAACCGGTAGACCTTTCTTACCTTTTAAAGACGGACCGACGGGGTTGGTCCGAGGAGCGGGAATCTATACTGGCTCGTATAGACTCGGCCAGAGGGGATCTCGAATGGTGCGTCCGGATGTTGGACGAAATGGACGATTTGATCGAAGGCGCAACGGCCCCTGCCTTGCCCCCCTCCAGGAGGAGGGACAAGGGGTTCAAAGTTGCGGAGTTATTGGACAAAATACATGCGGCCAATCCTGTTCTCTCCTTTATAGGTCAGAGCTACACCTACTTGGCTGGAACTGCCATGGCGGAGACCAGAATGATGGACAACGTGGAGTCGGTCTCCCGTTGGGAAAGGGTCCATCGCGAAATAGTCCGATCTCACAGGGCTAACGTCGCATTTTTGGACCAGTGGCTAAACTACGCACGGTCGGTGGTACCGTTCGACACTGATACGACCGCCGACAGGGATTCTGCGATGGATCTTCTCGAAAAAATCGACGGAACCACGGATAAATCCGACCTCATGGTGGCGCTCTCTGAGTTGCTCTGTCGCATGGATCCCGTCGTGGAGGGCGATTTCGGGCCGGAGGACCTGTGGTCACTGGCCCGTTTTTTGTCTTCCAGGGGGAGATCGGAGGAGGCATGCCTCTTCATGGCGAAAGGGGCCTCCCTGATGGAGGATACCTCCGTTCCCGTGGATTTTGCCGGTAGATTCCTCCGGGACTGGGCAGTTATGAGCGCCTCCCACGACCTGTGTAGGGTTCCCAACCTTGAGGAGGCTATGGAATTGGCATCCAACGCTATGCGTTATCTGCCGGACGACGAGGATCTTAAGGCCATAATGGAGGAGATCTCCTCCAGAAACGTCGATCAGCTCAGGGAACTCTCGCGCTTTTTCTCCGACATGGGAGAGACGGTACGATCTCTGAAGTTTAGTGTCGCCAGGGGAAGAAATAAGGCGGAGCTGGCCATTAGACATGACGATCTTGTAGGAGCTATGGATGTCGTCAGGGATATGATATTGGACCTGCAAGCCGACGAATCCCATGAAAATTTCGTAGTTGCGGTCTCTCCCTTCGTGGAATGGCTCGCCACCACCTCGGCCCGTTGTTTGGAGGCCTCTGACGGTCTCATTGTCGAAGGGTCGAAAAAGCACCTGGATTGGCTGGCCCATTGGATTCCTACGGCAGGATTAGAGGGATTGATATTTCCTACGGTTACGGTACAAGCTCTTGAAAAATTCGGTCTCAAGGTGTGGATCGATACGGCCGAAACTGAAACAAGTCAATAGATAAAGGGGGGACGAATTAGTAATCCGAAACATGGGCATGGAAGCCCAAAATCATACAAGGAGGTAACAAATAATGCGTGTATATCATAACGTACCTGCACTCTTCGCCTACAACTCGCTGAGTGCAACCAACAACAACCTTCAGAAGTCCATCAATAAGCTGTCCACCGGTCTCAGGATCAACTCCGCTGCCGACGATGCCGCTGGTCTCGCCATCAGCGAGAAGATGCGTGCCCAGATCAACGGTCTGGATCAGGCAACCAGCAATGCCCAGGACGGCATCTCCATGATCCAGACTGCAGAGGGCGCCCTTAACGAGACCCACTCCATCCTCCAGAGGATGAGAGAGCTCTCCGTTCAGGCTGCCAACGACACCCTCACCAGCCAGGACAGGGATTACATCCAGATAGAGGTCGACCAGCTGAAGGAAGAGATAGACCGCATCTCCACCACGACCCAGTTCAACAAGAAGAAACTGCTCGACGGTTCCGCCTCTGTCCTTTGGTCTTCCGATAACCTGGAGACCAAGGCCTTCGTAAGAGGAAGCCTCCGTACCGTAGACCAGTTCGGTCAGAAGTCGGCTGCAGAGGGCAACTACAAGATCAGCATCACGGCAGACCCCGGTCAGGCCGAGGTTCAGAAGACCGACATCTTCAAGATCAAGCACGAAAACGTCATAATGAACGTAACCAAGAATGAAGCGGATGGGCTTCAATCCATAAGAGTCGATAGCCTTCCCGCCGGTACCTATAATGTTATTGCTTCAGCCGGAGTTACCGCAGCCGCTGTGTCCGAGCTTCAACAGTATGGTACAACCGCTGTTTTAAATTTGGTTGCAGGAACTGTAGATGTTGCTGGTGCTTCCATTTATCTTGAAGTTGCGTCGATAAATACGGCGCTTAATCAGGTTACATTTAAGGCAACAAGCAATGTTCTTGGTTCCGATGGTTCTCTTACGACTAAAAACAACACCAACCTTGTTGTTGGATCAGCGGCGGGGACGGCTGCAGTTCAGCTAGATAGTCTTGGCCTTGGTTCAGCTACCGTTGCGATAGGAAATACTACTGCTGAAAATGCTGCTATGTACTCCATAGGTGATAAGATCGTAATTGGATATGTTGGTTCTGCTGGAGATGTTAGCGTAACTATCTCCGGTACCACCAACCCCGAATGGGACGGACACTGGGGAGGTACCGCTGGTACTGATCTTGACGACCGTAAATTTTCCTTAGTCGCAGCAGATGTTCGGGGCAAAGATATACACTTCAAGAACTTCTACTTGAACACCGCCAACGGGACCCTGTACCAGTCGGACACGGTTCTGGAGTTCAATACGGCCTTTGCTGCCGCAGATGCAACACTTGCCGGATTCGACGCCGCCTACGTCGGTCAGGTTGCCAAGGGCGATGTTCAGCTTAGAGATCTGGACAAGTTCTGGGACGCCAACGGCCGTTTCATGTTGGAGGATGCCCAGCCTATAACCGTAACTCAGGGTGACGGAACCCAGACCAGCATAACCCTGAACTCCACCGATACCCTTAGAGATGTCGAGATAAAACTCAACGATGCCATCGCTTTCGGGCTAGGTCAGGCCAAGTACCTTGATGGCAATACCGACCGTTTCGTCGACTTCATAGAGGGCGAGACCGACAACACATCCGAGTCCGTCGAGGGTACGTTTGTAATACGTTCCGTCGTGGCCGGTTCTGACGGAGAGATCAACTTCGCCGGAGATGAGGACGTAATAAAGGCTCTCAGCCTCAACGTGATACAGGAATCAACTGAGAGTCAGTACGATGTCACCGTCAACGACGCCCATAGCGGCAACACCATCGCCTCCAACGTCAAGGTAACCGGTAACATGCTTTACGGTGTGGTACACAAGAACGTAGACGTTCAGTTCGATGCCATGGCCGATACCAACGTCGAGTGGTCCGAGGATGCAAAGTCTTTCCGCCTAACCACCGACAGCGATGATACCTACGAGACAGTCATCCACCTTGCCGATAACAGCACCGTCTTCCAGATCGGAGCAAACGAGAAGGAAGACATGGGAATCAGCATAGGAGACATGGGATCCGAGGCTCTTGGTATCGATGGGCTTCTTGTAACGGACAGAGAGTCCGCCGCTCGTTCGATCACGGTTATCGACAGTGCGATAGACACTGTATCGAAGCAGCGAGCTAACCTCGGTGCCTATCAGAACAGGTTAGATCACACCATCAACAACCTTACCATTGCCAGCCAGAACCTGACCTCCGCAGAGAGCCGCATCCGCGATCTCGATATGGCCAAGGAAATGATGAACTTCACCAAGCTCAACATCCTTTCCCAGGCTGGAACCAACATGTTGGCTCAGGCCAACCAGCTGCCGCAGAACGTCCTGTCGCTGCTCCGTTAATTGAACTAGACGACTCGGCCAAAGAGGCGGGAGGGAGCTCCCTCCCGCCTCTTTTTTAAAACCCGAAAGGGGGCATGACAAGTGACGGTAGAAAAACTTGTTCCGTCATCTTCTCCCTCATCGAGGTATGTCGTGTCCGATGGAAGTTTAGTAGGGCGTCAGGTAGATGTAAAAGATAGGGCCGCCTCCGTACAGAGGTCGAATGAGTTTCTCCGTCCTCGGAAAGAAGAGATAAAGCGTTCTTTGGCGAAAGCTGAAGAGGTGGCCCAGGCTTTCGACAGGCAGATCCGTTTCCGTTTCAGGGAAGAGGCCGATGAATTTCAGGTCGAGGTACTTGAAAAGGACGGATCGGAGGAAAAAGTCATAAGGAAAATACCACCTGACAGCGTTATCAACTTCATAGAGCACGTACAGGAGATGTTCGGAGCTTTGATCGACGTGGAAGCGTGACGATTGGAGAAATCGACGGTATTGAGAGGCTTCCGCCAGAGATGCGGCGGCCTCTTTTGACTTTTATCCGGACCGGTGTCCGATGAAGGGTGTGTCTTTATGTTCGACGATAGATCGATACTTATAACCGGAGGAACCGGTTCTTTCGGAAAGGCCTTTATCGGCAGATTGCAGAAGGAATGGAGCCCCAAGCGAATAGTCGTATATTCCAGAGACGAATTCAAACAGTACGAAATGCAGCAGGTTTATAATGCCCCGTGCATGAGATATTTCATAGGAGATATCCGCGACGGCGACCGTCTCTCCATGGCGATGAAAGGGATCGATTTCGTCGTTCACGCCGCCGCCTTGAAGCAGGTCCCAGCCGCCGAATACAACCCCATGGAATGCATAAAGACGAACGTGGACGGAGCATACAACGTTATACAGGCGGCCATAGCCAACGACGTGGACAGAGTGGTAGCCCTATCGACGGACAAAGCGGCCAACCCCATAAACCTCTACGGAGCGACAAAACTCTGCTCGGATAAACTCTTCACCGCCGCCAATAACCTAGTAGGAGAAGGAAGAACCCGATTTTCCGTCGTTCGTTACGGCAACGTAATGGGATCCAGAGGATCGGTAATACCTTTTTTCAAGAAGCTGGTCGAGGAAAATGCTCCCGAAATTCCGATAACCCACGACGGCATGACCCGTTTTTGGATAACTCTCCCTCAGGGAGTGGATTTCGTGGTGAAAGCCTTTCTGCGTATGCAGGGAGGGGAGCTCTTCGTGCCTAAAATTCCATCAGCCAGGGTGGTGGACATCGCCACAGCCATAGCTCCGAAAACACATCAGAAAACAGTCGGAATTAGGCCGGGTGAAAAACTCCACGAAATCATGTGTCCTCTGGACGATGCTAGAAACGTCCTCGAGTTCGAAGACCACTTCGTCATAACGCCGTCGCTTACCTTCCAGTCTCAAAGGGATTTTCAAAGAAACGAACTGGGAGAGACCGGCAAATCAGTAACTGAGGATTTCGTGTATAGCTCTGGAGAAAACGAATGGTTCCTTACGGTCGAAGAAATAGCGCAAATGATAGAGCGTAACTGCGAAAGATAGAGTATAAAATGATAACAGCCCTGATCCCCGCCAGAGGGGGAAGCAAGAGAATACCGGGTAAAAATATACGACCATTTTTAGGCAAACCGATAATGGCTTACTCCATAGAGGCTGCAGTGAAAACAGGTCTTTTCGACAAGGTGATAGTCTCGACGGACGACGAAAAAATAGCCGACGTAGCTCGTTCCTACGGTGCCGAAGTTCCCTTTATCCGTCCGGAAAGACTATCGGACGATCATACAGGAACCGATGCGGTTGTCCGTCATTGCCTGGAATGGCATGAAAAACGAGGAGACATCGTCACCCATATATGCTGTATATACGCCACGGCCCCGTTCGTACAGTCAGAGGATATAATAAAGGGGTATGAAAAAGTCTGTGAAGAGGGAACGGCATCCTCTTTCTCCGTAACCCCTTTCGAATATCCCATATACCGTGGATTGAAGCTCTCCGAGGACTGCCATGTGGAGATGATCTGGCCGGAATACCAATCCTCGAGATCGCAGGATCTGCCGGAGGCCTACCACGATGCGGGGCAGTTCTACTGGCTGAACGTATCGGAGATGTCCGAAGAGGGCCCCCTCTTCTTCAGCCGAAACGCTAGGCCTGTCATATTGCCGTCCTGGAGAGTTCAAGACATAGACACGTTGGACGACTGGAAAAGGGCCGAGCAGATATTCCGTATGATAGAGGAAAAAAAAGAAGAGTAAGTTTATAAAAAAAGGAGGTTCTTCCATGACGGACTCTATTTTCATGGCAGGAAGGCCTGTAGGCGAAAAACACCCCTGCTTCATAATAGCGGAGGTAGGGGCCAACCATAATAGGTCCTACGACCTGGCCTTACGACATATAGACGCCGCTGTCGAGGCTGGGGCTGATGCGGTCAAATTTCAGATATACTCGGCAGACAGACTCTACTCAAAAAAAACGCCTAAGCACTCCGGATACGACAAGGACCTCCACACCCTCATATCGGAGATAGAGACTCCCAGGGAATGGCTTCCCAAGCTTGCCGATTATTGCAAGAAAAAAAACATACTCTTTTTCGCCACTCCCTTCGATCACGAGGCGGTGGACGAACTGAACAAAGTCAGCGAATTCTTCAAAATAGCATCCTTTGAACTGGTAGATCTGGACCTAGTAAGATACTGTGCCTCCAAGGGCAAGCCGATGATAATCTCTACCGGTCTGGCCGACATGGAGGAGATAGAGGACGCCTATAGAGCCTGTGTGGAGGCCGGCAACGAGAATATAGTCTTTCTTCAGTGCGCCTCCGTCTATCCCGCTCCGCCTCATATAATGAACCTGAAAAGCATGGAGACCATACGCAGGGCTTTCGGAACCCTGGTGGGGTTATCGGACCACACGCCGGGCGTACATATATCCGTTGCCGCCGTAGCCATGGGAGCTTATGTGGTAGAGAAGCACTTCACCTTGGACAGATCCATGGAGGGACCGGACCATCCCTTCGCCATAGAGCCCGACGAACTCAGGGAATTGGTCAGGCAGATAAGGGAGGTCGAATCGGCCATGGGAGATGGCAGGAAGCTAGGTCCTTCCGAAGAGGAGATGGAGTTCTATCAAAAGGCCAGGAGAAGCCTCCATGCATCTAGGGATATAAAAGCGGGAGAGACCATAACGGAGGGTATGCTGACCTGTAAAAGGCCTGGACTTGGTATCGCTCCCAAACACTCAGATATAGTGGTGGGAAGAACCGCCAAGATCGATATAGAACGAGACCAGTGGCTCACCTGGGAGATGATTTGAAATAGATAAGTCATTGATGTTTAAAAACTTGAAGGATGTTTCGGAAGAGACGAGGCTTAAGCTTTTGAGATGGAGAAACTCACCATCCGTTGCCTCTAAGATGCTTAATTCTAAAGAAATAACCTTAGAGGAGCATCTTTTCTGGGTTCGACGTGTTGTGCAAGATGTGACTAAAAATATTTTAGTTGCTTTTTATGACGATATCCCGGTGGGAATAATATCCTTCAGAGGTATAGATATTGAAAATCAGCATGCTGAGTGGGGATTTTATATTGGAGAGGACAAATATAGAGGTCGTGGTTTGGGTTCTTTCATGTTACGAGAAATTATCCGTATCGGTTTTTGCGAGTTTAAACTGAGGCGACTTTATACCTCCGTTTTGTCTACTAACGAGAAAGCTATCGCTATGTACGTCCGTTACGGATTCCGCATAGAGGGATGCTGGA carries:
- the csrA gene encoding carbon storage regulator CsrA, which produces MLVLSRKVGEGMKIGEDITLRILEVKGDTVKLGFVAPKNVPIWRSELFDEIADANRQAASIELGGDINLDNILRSTKRGDAS
- a CDS encoding motility associated factor glycosyltransferase family protein; translation: MEKLEGHQPLLVKRLRARLEELGDSPMKPIFRETPNGKWVSGITESPFFEKEPAFNFKHVKVPVYALFGIGTPPYLFKMLKALPQEALAVIVVEPSLDLILHTLSLTSAFMALPRGCRLCFLVSDDRPLMDELMDWTLVPMGIFPAANMHSEYHGGEVETVPELKNLGEFFRTEVVYRLTLLGNSPEDTLLGFRHAVLNTPRILKGISMKSLKDAFGGRPFICVAAGPSLEKNVDLIKGMENKCVIVACDTVLLPLLRRGIVPHVVTTIERPYLSYKIWCQRVLDEYPDECHNIVLLSQSVSYPMTAGRWPGPVVVIGKKGVPVDEWYVGALLHRDRLYSGLSVAHMALTLAIYSEASSVALIGQDLAYAPSGETHVGGAVGQAIESIEKSKARLTVPASMGGTVETHDLWLTFIQIFERIIAATQKKVYDCTEGGALIKGTEVISLVEYLEEHVSSKSFEPVDLSYLLKTDRRGWSEERESILARIDSARGDLEWCVRMLDEMDDLIEGATAPALPPSRRRDKGFKVAELLDKIHAANPVLSFIGQSYTYLAGTAMAETRMMDNVESVSRWERVHREIVRSHRANVAFLDQWLNYARSVVPFDTDTTADRDSAMDLLEKIDGTTDKSDLMVALSELLCRMDPVVEGDFGPEDLWSLARFLSSRGRSEEACLFMAKGASLMEDTSVPVDFAGRFLRDWAVMSASHDLCRVPNLEEAMELASNAMRYLPDDEDLKAIMEEISSRNVDQLRELSRFFSDMGETVRSLKFSVARGRNKAELAIRHDDLVGAMDVVRDMILDLQADESHENFVVAVSPFVEWLATTSARCLEASDGLIVEGSKKHLDWLAHWIPTAGLEGLIFPTVTVQALEKFGLKVWIDTAETETSQ
- a CDS encoding flagellin — translated: MRVYHNVPALFAYNSLSATNNNLQKSINKLSTGLRINSAADDAAGLAISEKMRAQINGLDQATSNAQDGISMIQTAEGALNETHSILQRMRELSVQAANDTLTSQDRDYIQIEVDQLKEEIDRISTTTQFNKKKLLDGSASVLWSSDNLETKAFVRGSLRTVDQFGQKSAAEGNYKISITADPGQAEVQKTDIFKIKHENVIMNVTKNEADGLQSIRVDSLPAGTYNVIASAGVTAAAVSELQQYGTTAVLNLVAGTVDVAGASIYLEVASINTALNQVTFKATSNVLGSDGSLTTKNNTNLVVGSAAGTAAVQLDSLGLGSATVAIGNTTAENAAMYSIGDKIVIGYVGSAGDVSVTISGTTNPEWDGHWGGTAGTDLDDRKFSLVAADVRGKDIHFKNFYLNTANGTLYQSDTVLEFNTAFAAADATLAGFDAAYVGQVAKGDVQLRDLDKFWDANGRFMLEDAQPITVTQGDGTQTSITLNSTDTLRDVEIKLNDAIAFGLGQAKYLDGNTDRFVDFIEGETDNTSESVEGTFVIRSVVAGSDGEINFAGDEDVIKALSLNVIQESTESQYDVTVNDAHSGNTIASNVKVTGNMLYGVVHKNVDVQFDAMADTNVEWSEDAKSFRLTTDSDDTYETVIHLADNSTVFQIGANEKEDMGISIGDMGSEALGIDGLLVTDRESAARSITVIDSAIDTVSKQRANLGAYQNRLDHTINNLTIASQNLTSAESRIRDLDMAKEMMNFTKLNILSQAGTNMLAQANQLPQNVLSLLR
- a CDS encoding flagellar protein FlaG, giving the protein MSDGSLVGRQVDVKDRAASVQRSNEFLRPRKEEIKRSLAKAEEVAQAFDRQIRFRFREEADEFQVEVLEKDGSEEKVIRKIPPDSVINFIEHVQEMFGALIDVEA
- the pseB gene encoding UDP-N-acetylglucosamine 4,6-dehydratase (inverting); translated protein: MFDDRSILITGGTGSFGKAFIGRLQKEWSPKRIVVYSRDEFKQYEMQQVYNAPCMRYFIGDIRDGDRLSMAMKGIDFVVHAAALKQVPAAEYNPMECIKTNVDGAYNVIQAAIANDVDRVVALSTDKAANPINLYGATKLCSDKLFTAANNLVGEGRTRFSVVRYGNVMGSRGSVIPFFKKLVEENAPEIPITHDGMTRFWITLPQGVDFVVKAFLRMQGGELFVPKIPSARVVDIATAIAPKTHQKTVGIRPGEKLHEIMCPLDDARNVLEFEDHFVITPSLTFQSQRDFQRNELGETGKSVTEDFVYSSGENEWFLTVEEIAQMIERNCER
- the pseF gene encoding pseudaminic acid cytidylyltransferase, with amino-acid sequence MITALIPARGGSKRIPGKNIRPFLGKPIMAYSIEAAVKTGLFDKVIVSTDDEKIADVARSYGAEVPFIRPERLSDDHTGTDAVVRHCLEWHEKRGDIVTHICCIYATAPFVQSEDIIKGYEKVCEEGTASSFSVTPFEYPIYRGLKLSEDCHVEMIWPEYQSSRSQDLPEAYHDAGQFYWLNVSEMSEEGPLFFSRNARPVILPSWRVQDIDTLDDWKRAEQIFRMIEEKKEE
- a CDS encoding N-acetylneuraminate synthase family protein; protein product: MTDSIFMAGRPVGEKHPCFIIAEVGANHNRSYDLALRHIDAAVEAGADAVKFQIYSADRLYSKKTPKHSGYDKDLHTLISEIETPREWLPKLADYCKKKNILFFATPFDHEAVDELNKVSEFFKIASFELVDLDLVRYCASKGKPMIISTGLADMEEIEDAYRACVEAGNENIVFLQCASVYPAPPHIMNLKSMETIRRAFGTLVGLSDHTPGVHISVAAVAMGAYVVEKHFTLDRSMEGPDHPFAIEPDELRELVRQIREVESAMGDGRKLGPSEEEMEFYQKARRSLHASRDIKAGETITEGMLTCKRPGLGIAPKHSDIVVGRTAKIDIERDQWLTWEMI
- the pseH gene encoding UDP-4-amino-4,6-dideoxy-N-acetyl-beta-L-altrosamine N-acetyltransferase, giving the protein MFKNLKDVSEETRLKLLRWRNSPSVASKMLNSKEITLEEHLFWVRRVVQDVTKNILVAFYDDIPVGIISFRGIDIENQHAEWGFYIGEDKYRGRGLGSFMLREIIRIGFCEFKLRRLYTSVLSTNEKAIAMYVRYGFRIEGCWREHLFRDGKPVDIYWMGMLNTEKRADLS